A section of the Burkholderia mallei ATCC 23344 genome encodes:
- a CDS encoding ABC transporter substrate-binding protein — protein MEHNRLLRALRATAIAGVAAASFGIAGSAFAQILNKTLVYCSEGSPAGFDSAQFTTSVDFTASTFPIYNRLVEFERGGTKVEPGLAEKWDISADGKVYTFHLRHGVKFHTTDFFKPTREFNADDVAFTFERMLDPNQAFRKAYPVSFPYFTDMGLDKLIVKIEKLDPYTIRFTLKEPNAPFIQNLAMEFASILSAEYADQLMKAGKAADINQKPIGTGPFIFRSYTKDATIRFDGNPDYWKKGAVKISKLIFSITPDPGVRVQKIKRNECQVMSYPRPADIATLKADSNVDMPSLPGFNLGYLAYNVQHKPVDKLEVRQALDMAINKKAILESVYQGAGQAASAPMPPTQWSYDKNLKAAAYDPAKAKALLAKAGYPNGFPITLWAMPVQRPYNPNAKLMAEMIQADWAKIGVQAKIVTYEWGEYIKRAHAGEHDTMLIGWNGDNGDPDNWLGTLLGCEAVKGNNFSEWCYKPFDELIQKGRVTTSQDGRTKIYMQAQQIFAQQLPFSPIANSTVYQPVRKNIVDMRIEPLGYARFDGVSVK, from the coding sequence ATGGAACATAACCGTCTGTTGCGCGCACTGCGTGCTACCGCCATCGCGGGCGTTGCAGCGGCATCGTTCGGCATCGCGGGTTCTGCATTCGCACAGATCCTGAACAAAACGCTCGTCTACTGCTCAGAAGGCAGCCCGGCGGGCTTCGATTCCGCGCAATTCACGACGAGCGTCGATTTCACCGCGTCGACGTTCCCGATCTACAACCGCCTCGTCGAATTCGAGCGCGGCGGCACGAAGGTCGAGCCCGGCCTCGCCGAGAAGTGGGACATCTCGGCCGACGGCAAGGTCTACACGTTCCATCTGCGCCACGGCGTCAAGTTCCATACGACCGATTTCTTCAAGCCCACGCGCGAATTCAACGCGGACGACGTCGCGTTCACGTTCGAGCGGATGCTCGATCCGAATCAGGCGTTTCGCAAGGCGTACCCGGTGTCGTTCCCGTACTTCACCGACATGGGCCTCGACAAGCTGATCGTGAAGATCGAGAAGCTCGATCCGTACACGATCCGCTTCACGCTGAAGGAGCCGAACGCGCCGTTCATCCAGAACCTCGCGATGGAATTCGCGTCGATCCTCTCGGCCGAATACGCGGACCAACTGATGAAGGCGGGCAAGGCGGCCGACATCAACCAGAAGCCGATCGGCACGGGCCCGTTCATCTTCCGCAGCTACACGAAGGACGCGACGATCCGCTTCGACGGCAATCCTGATTATTGGAAGAAGGGCGCGGTGAAGATCTCGAAGCTGATCTTCTCGATCACGCCCGACCCGGGCGTGCGCGTGCAGAAGATCAAGCGCAACGAGTGCCAGGTGATGAGCTATCCGCGGCCCGCGGACATCGCGACGCTGAAGGCCGATTCGAACGTCGACATGCCGTCGCTGCCGGGCTTCAACCTCGGCTACCTCGCGTACAACGTGCAGCACAAGCCCGTCGACAAGCTCGAAGTGCGCCAGGCGCTCGACATGGCGATCAACAAGAAGGCGATTCTCGAATCCGTCTATCAGGGCGCGGGCCAGGCGGCGAGCGCGCCGATGCCGCCGACCCAATGGTCGTACGACAAGAACCTGAAGGCCGCCGCCTACGATCCGGCGAAGGCGAAGGCGCTGCTCGCGAAGGCGGGCTACCCGAACGGCTTCCCGATCACGCTGTGGGCGATGCCCGTGCAGCGCCCGTACAACCCGAACGCGAAGCTGATGGCCGAGATGATCCAGGCCGATTGGGCGAAGATCGGCGTGCAGGCGAAGATCGTCACGTACGAGTGGGGCGAGTACATCAAGCGCGCGCATGCGGGCGAGCACGATACGATGCTGATCGGCTGGAACGGCGACAACGGCGATCCCGACAACTGGCTCGGCACGCTGCTCGGCTGCGAGGCGGTCAAGGGCAACAACTTCTCCGAGTGGTGCTACAAGCCGTTCGACGAGCTGATCCAGAAGGGCCGCGTGACGACGTCGCAGGACGGCCGCACGAAGATCTACATGCAGGCGCAGCAGATCTTCGCGCAGCAACTGCCGTTCTCGCCGATCGCGAACTCGACCGTCTATCAGCCGGTGCG
- a CDS encoding ferredoxin--NADP reductase, whose product MSKFDTATVLSVHHWTDTLFSFTCTRDQALRFNNGEFTMVGLEVDGKPLTRAYSIVSPNYEEHLEFFSIKVQNGPLTSRLQHLKVGDPVLIGKKPTGTLVADNLLPGKTLWLLSTGTGLAPFMSIIRDPDIYERFEKVVLTHTCRLKGELAYMDYIKHDLPGHEYLGDVIREKLVYYPTVTREEFENEGRITDLIASGKLFTDLDVPPFSPERDRVMLCGSTAMLKDTTELLKKAGLVEGKNSAPGHYVIERAFVD is encoded by the coding sequence ATGAGCAAATTCGACACCGCTACCGTCCTGTCCGTCCATCACTGGACCGACACGCTGTTCAGCTTCACCTGCACCCGCGACCAAGCCCTGCGCTTCAACAACGGCGAGTTCACGATGGTCGGCCTGGAAGTCGACGGCAAGCCGCTCACGCGCGCCTACAGCATCGTGAGCCCGAACTACGAAGAACATCTCGAATTCTTCAGCATCAAGGTGCAGAACGGGCCGCTCACGTCGCGGCTGCAGCACCTGAAGGTCGGCGATCCGGTCCTGATCGGCAAGAAGCCGACGGGCACGCTCGTCGCCGACAACCTGCTGCCGGGCAAGACGCTGTGGCTGCTGTCGACGGGCACGGGCCTCGCGCCGTTCATGTCGATCATTCGCGACCCGGACATTTACGAGCGCTTCGAGAAGGTGGTCCTCACCCACACGTGCCGCCTGAAGGGCGAGCTCGCGTACATGGACTACATCAAGCACGACCTGCCGGGCCACGAATACCTCGGCGACGTGATCCGCGAGAAGCTCGTCTACTACCCGACCGTCACGCGCGAGGAGTTCGAGAACGAAGGCCGGATCACCGATCTGATCGCGTCCGGCAAGCTCTTCACGGATCTGGACGTGCCGCCGTTCTCGCCGGAGCGCGACCGCGTGATGCTCTGCGGCAGCACCGCGATGCTGAAGGACACGACCGAGCTGCTGAAGAAGGCGGGCCTCGTCGAAGGCAAGAACAGCGCTCCCGGCCACTACGTGATCGAGCGCGCGTTCGTCGACTGA
- a CDS encoding AAA family ATPase, translating into MTTAMVKQELAVASFSTVYDIERIETALNDLNEGASDALRATYEKMLKTGNLRFCVKPTRMPAFDSLAQALPNFAEPLDDVRKQVALCLETDDRLELMPILLLGEPGIGKTHFAKALAKMLGTAYHYVPMSSLTAGWVLSGASSQWKNAKPGKVFDALVNGCYSNPVIAIDEIDKAGSDAQYDPLGALYALLEHDTASAFVDEFAEVPIDAGNVIWIATANDASAIPEPIMNRMNVYEIEPPDASGARRIAQTIYGEIRNAHAWGQRFPAALGDDALDVLAAMPPRTMRRVLLHAFGAARLDGRDAVAPRDIRTDESAGRRRPIGF; encoded by the coding sequence ATGACGACGGCGATGGTGAAACAGGAACTGGCGGTGGCTTCGTTCAGCACGGTCTACGATATCGAGCGAATCGAGACGGCGCTGAACGATCTGAACGAAGGCGCGAGCGATGCATTGCGCGCGACCTACGAGAAGATGCTGAAGACGGGCAATCTGCGCTTTTGCGTGAAGCCGACGCGCATGCCCGCGTTCGATTCGCTCGCGCAGGCGTTGCCGAACTTCGCCGAGCCGCTCGACGACGTGCGCAAGCAGGTGGCGCTGTGCCTCGAGACCGACGATCGCCTCGAATTGATGCCGATCCTGCTGCTCGGCGAGCCGGGCATCGGCAAGACGCATTTCGCGAAGGCGCTCGCGAAGATGCTCGGGACCGCTTACCACTACGTGCCGATGAGCTCGCTCACGGCGGGCTGGGTGCTCTCGGGCGCGTCGTCGCAGTGGAAGAACGCGAAGCCGGGCAAGGTGTTCGACGCGCTCGTCAACGGCTGCTATTCGAACCCGGTGATCGCGATCGACGAGATCGACAAGGCGGGCAGCGACGCGCAGTACGATCCGCTCGGCGCGCTGTATGCGCTTCTCGAGCACGACACCGCGAGCGCGTTCGTCGACGAATTCGCCGAGGTGCCGATCGACGCGGGCAACGTGATCTGGATCGCGACCGCGAACGACGCGAGCGCGATTCCCGAGCCGATCATGAACCGGATGAACGTGTACGAGATCGAGCCGCCCGATGCGTCGGGCGCGCGCCGCATCGCGCAGACGATCTACGGCGAGATCCGCAACGCGCACGCGTGGGGGCAGCGCTTTCCCGCCGCGCTCGGCGACGACGCGCTCGACGTACTCGCCGCGATGCCGCCGCGCACGATGCGCCGCGTGCTGCTGCATGCGTTCGGCGCGGCGCGGCTCGACGGGCGGGACGCGGTCGCGCCGCGCGACATCCGCACCGACGAGAGCGCGGGGCGGCGCCGTCCGATCGGCTTTTGA
- a CDS encoding MFS transporter: MASIAASTKTAGQVLNRRAVVAAVIGNALEWYDFTVFSFMTVVIAQLFFPTSSEYSSLLLTTATFGVAFFMRPIGGIVLGLYADRAGRKAALSLVILLMTFGIFLIAVAPPYAAIGIGGPLLIVLGRLLQGFSAGGEFGSATALLIEAAPLSRRGYYGSWQMASQAAALLFGSLVGAAVTRGLSTEALHAWGWRVPFLIGLVIGPVGFYVRRHLVDSEAFLQARERGEHVTLGEVFARHGRAVVCGLGAVIALTVTVYVLISYLPTFAVKQLKLPYAQSFYAVIIGNLLLTALSPVAGAWSDRIGRKGLSLWALGLTLVMIYPLFAWLDASPSIARLIAVQAMLSVTLAGYYGPFGAMIAELFPANVRSTGLSLAYNVAVMVFGGFGQFIVTWLIKTTGTPLAPTYYVMAGLALSLVALAFVPTERDALD; this comes from the coding sequence ATGGCATCCATTGCGGCTTCGACGAAAACGGCGGGGCAGGTGTTGAACCGGCGCGCGGTGGTGGCGGCCGTGATCGGCAACGCGCTCGAATGGTACGACTTCACCGTCTTCAGCTTCATGACGGTCGTGATCGCCCAGTTGTTCTTTCCGACCAGCAGCGAATATTCGTCGCTGCTCCTCACCACCGCGACGTTCGGCGTCGCGTTCTTCATGCGGCCGATCGGCGGCATCGTGCTTGGCCTCTACGCGGATCGCGCGGGGCGCAAGGCGGCGCTGTCGCTCGTGATCCTGCTGATGACGTTCGGCATCTTCCTGATCGCGGTCGCGCCGCCCTATGCGGCGATCGGCATCGGCGGGCCGCTTCTCATCGTGCTCGGCCGCCTGCTGCAGGGCTTCTCCGCAGGCGGCGAATTCGGCAGCGCGACCGCGCTGCTGATCGAGGCGGCGCCGCTGTCGCGGCGCGGCTACTACGGCAGCTGGCAGATGGCGAGCCAGGCGGCGGCGCTGCTGTTCGGCTCGCTCGTCGGGGCGGCCGTCACGCGCGGCCTGTCGACCGAGGCGCTGCACGCGTGGGGCTGGCGCGTGCCGTTCCTGATCGGGCTCGTGATCGGGCCCGTCGGTTTCTACGTGCGCCGCCATCTCGTCGATTCGGAAGCGTTCCTGCAGGCGCGCGAGCGCGGCGAGCACGTGACGCTCGGCGAAGTGTTCGCGCGGCACGGGCGTGCGGTGGTGTGCGGGCTCGGCGCGGTGATCGCGCTCACCGTCACCGTCTACGTGCTGATCAGCTATCTGCCGACGTTCGCCGTCAAGCAACTGAAGCTGCCTTACGCGCAATCGTTCTATGCGGTGATCATCGGCAACCTGTTGCTGACCGCGCTGTCGCCCGTCGCGGGCGCGTGGTCCGACCGCATCGGGCGCAAGGGGTTGTCGCTGTGGGCGCTCGGGCTCACGCTCGTGATGATCTATCCGCTCTTCGCCTGGCTCGACGCGTCGCCGAGCATCGCGCGGCTGATCGCGGTGCAGGCGATGCTCTCGGTGACGCTCGCCGGCTACTATGGGCCGTTCGGCGCGATGATCGCCGAGCTTTTTCCGGCGAACGTGCGCTCGACGGGGCTGTCGCTCGCGTATAACGTCGCGGTGATGGTGTTCGGCGGCTTCGGCCAGTTCATCGTCACGTGGCTCATCAAGACGACGGGCACGCCGCTTGCGCCGACTTATTACGTGATGGCCGGGCTCGCGCTGTCGCTCGTCGCGCTCGCGTTCGTGCCGACAGAGCGCGATGCGCTCGATTGA
- a CDS encoding high-potential iron-sulfur protein codes for MKTSRRSFLITSVGAVSALALTREAFSADLPMLSETDPTAVALGYKADATKVDKAKFPKYAAGEACAGCMLYQGKKGSASGPCGAFPGKQVAAKGWCNAFTKMA; via the coding sequence ATGAAAACGTCCCGCCGGAGTTTCCTGATCACGAGCGTCGGCGCCGTGTCGGCGCTCGCGCTCACGCGCGAAGCGTTCTCCGCCGATTTGCCGATGCTGTCCGAAACCGATCCGACCGCCGTTGCGCTCGGCTACAAGGCCGACGCCACCAAGGTCGACAAGGCGAAGTTCCCGAAATACGCGGCAGGCGAAGCCTGTGCGGGCTGCATGCTGTATCAGGGCAAGAAGGGCTCGGCGTCGGGCCCGTGCGGCGCGTTCCCCGGCAAGCAGGTGGCGGCGAAGGGCTGGTGCAACGCGTTCACGAAGATGGCGTGA
- a CDS encoding endonuclease/exonuclease/phosphatase family protein, translating to MHVPQTAPLAEPLPVADEITAVSWNLHKGRSPLGFTAWEAMRSWVASTHADVYFLQEAMARRMPRPVLAAGFGAPMAEPVDDIWHCQATEIARALDWQIALGPNVFKPSWRHGNAILSPHPLDLGGRWDISAHRFERRGLLVARATLAGGAPVTLLCAHLALTRAARLRQMHWIAHWIERNARTGPLVLAGDFNDWRNDSIPLFGEIGLSEVATLLGESGRTFPAFSPALALDKMFVRGMTPLEWRAPGDETAWLSDHLPYVARLRLDPA from the coding sequence ATGCACGTTCCCCAAACCGCGCCGCTCGCCGAGCCGCTGCCCGTCGCCGACGAAATCACCGCGGTCAGCTGGAATCTGCACAAGGGGCGCTCGCCGCTCGGCTTCACCGCGTGGGAAGCGATGCGCAGTTGGGTGGCGTCGACCCACGCGGACGTCTATTTCCTGCAGGAAGCGATGGCGCGGCGCATGCCGCGGCCGGTGCTCGCGGCGGGCTTCGGCGCGCCGATGGCGGAGCCCGTCGACGACATCTGGCATTGCCAGGCGACCGAGATCGCGCGCGCGCTCGACTGGCAGATCGCGCTCGGGCCGAACGTGTTCAAGCCGTCCTGGCGGCACGGCAACGCGATCCTGTCGCCGCATCCGCTCGATCTCGGCGGCCGCTGGGACATCTCCGCGCACCGCTTCGAGCGCCGCGGCCTGCTCGTCGCGCGCGCGACGCTCGCCGGCGGCGCGCCCGTGACGCTGCTGTGCGCGCATCTCGCGCTCACGCGCGCCGCGCGGCTGCGGCAAATGCACTGGATCGCGCACTGGATCGAGCGCAACGCGCGCACGGGGCCGCTCGTGCTCGCGGGCGACTTCAACGACTGGCGCAACGATTCGATCCCGCTGTTCGGCGAGATCGGCCTGTCGGAAGTGGCGACGCTGCTCGGCGAGTCGGGCCGCACGTTCCCGGCGTTCTCGCCCGCGCTCGCGCTCGACAAGATGTTCGTGCGCGGCATGACGCCGCTCGAATGGCGCGCGCCCGGCGACGAGACCGCGTGGCTGTCCGACCATCTGCCGTACGTCGCGCGGCTGCGGCTCGACCCGGCGTGA
- a CDS encoding LysE family translocator has translation MNLLPILLQIAAVYLVALVTPGPNIFMISQLSLSGRRGLGAVSALGVGTASLTWATLAMLGVAAVLHQLAWLYEAIRIGGAVYLAYFGIKLLRASAQRDPAPAAGLADDAGALPSPPATRDYLRAYRTGLFTCLTNPKSCVFWTSVFAAMMPAHVPLWFSGATLLTIGAMSGGWYCGVAYLFANPRAQRGYRRVRRPLDALCGAALVGLGAKLAADR, from the coding sequence ATGAACCTGCTGCCGATCCTGCTGCAAATCGCCGCCGTCTACCTCGTCGCGCTCGTCACGCCGGGCCCGAACATCTTCATGATCTCGCAGCTGTCGCTGTCGGGCCGTCGCGGCCTCGGCGCCGTGTCGGCGCTCGGCGTCGGCACCGCGTCGCTCACGTGGGCGACGCTCGCGATGCTCGGCGTCGCGGCCGTGCTGCATCAGCTCGCCTGGCTGTACGAGGCGATCCGGATCGGCGGCGCGGTTTATCTCGCGTATTTCGGCATCAAGCTGCTGCGCGCGAGCGCGCAGCGCGACCCCGCGCCGGCGGCCGGCCTCGCGGACGACGCGGGCGCCCTCCCGAGCCCGCCCGCGACGCGCGATTACCTGCGCGCGTACCGCACGGGCCTCTTCACGTGCCTGACGAACCCGAAATCGTGCGTGTTCTGGACGAGCGTGTTCGCGGCGATGATGCCCGCGCACGTGCCGCTGTGGTTCAGCGGCGCGACGCTGCTGACGATCGGCGCGATGTCGGGCGGCTGGTATTGCGGCGTCGCGTACCTGTTCGCGAATCCGCGCGCGCAGCGCGGCTACCGGCGCGTGCGGCGCCCGCTCGACGCGCTGTGCGGCGCGGCGCTCGTCGGCCTCGGCGCGAAGCTCGCGGCCGACCGGTAA
- a CDS encoding NAD(P)/FAD-dependent oxidoreductase, with translation MTIERIDCVVIGAGVVGLAIARELATRGRETLILEAADAIGTGMSSRNSEVIHAGLYYPRGSLKASLCLHGRDLLYDFCETHGVPHRRCGKLVVATSPAQAKQLKAIAARAEENGVLDLLTLSRDEVQALEPELECLEALFSPSTGIIDSHQLMLALLGDAERDGASCALRSPVESIDAAGGRFVVRTGGEAPAAIAAACVINSAGLDAQALAKRIRGLDSRWVPPLYLARGNYFSLSGRAPFAHLVYPVPDRAGLGVHLTLDLAGDARFGPDVEWIDALRYDVDPRRAESFYTSIRAYWPGLPEGSLQPAYAGIRAKVSGPGEPAADFVIQGTAQHGVRGLVNLFGIESPGLTAALAIAQRVGDMAARTRHT, from the coding sequence ATGACGATCGAGCGGATTGACTGTGTGGTGATCGGCGCCGGCGTTGTCGGCCTGGCGATCGCGCGCGAGCTGGCCACGCGCGGACGCGAGACGCTGATCCTGGAGGCGGCCGACGCGATCGGCACGGGCATGAGTTCGCGCAACAGCGAGGTGATCCATGCGGGGCTCTACTACCCGCGCGGGTCGCTGAAGGCTTCGCTGTGCTTGCACGGGCGAGACCTGCTGTACGACTTCTGCGAGACGCACGGCGTGCCGCACCGGCGCTGCGGCAAGCTCGTCGTCGCGACCTCGCCCGCGCAGGCGAAGCAGTTGAAGGCGATCGCCGCGCGCGCGGAGGAAAACGGCGTGCTCGATTTGCTGACGCTGTCGCGCGACGAGGTGCAGGCGCTCGAGCCTGAGCTCGAATGCCTCGAGGCGCTGTTCTCGCCGAGCACGGGCATCATCGACAGCCATCAGCTGATGCTCGCGCTGCTCGGCGACGCCGAGCGCGACGGCGCATCGTGCGCGCTGCGCTCGCCCGTCGAATCGATCGACGCGGCTGGCGGCCGCTTCGTCGTGCGCACGGGCGGCGAAGCGCCGGCCGCGATCGCGGCCGCGTGCGTGATCAACAGCGCGGGGCTCGACGCGCAGGCGCTCGCCAAGCGCATCCGCGGGCTCGATTCGCGCTGGGTGCCGCCGCTCTATCTCGCGCGCGGCAATTACTTCAGCCTGTCCGGCCGCGCGCCGTTCGCGCATCTCGTCTATCCGGTGCCGGACCGCGCCGGGCTGGGCGTGCACCTGACGCTCGATCTCGCCGGCGACGCCCGCTTCGGGCCCGACGTCGAATGGATCGACGCGCTGCGTTACGACGTCGACCCGCGCCGTGCCGAATCTTTCTACACGTCGATCCGCGCGTATTGGCCGGGATTGCCCGAAGGCTCGCTGCAGCCGGCTTACGCGGGCATTCGTGCGAAAGTCTCCGGTCCCGGCGAGCCCGCCGCCGATTTCGTGATCCAGGGCACGGCGCAGCACGGCGTGCGCGGGCTCGTGAACCTGTTCGGCATCGAGTCGCCCGGGCTCACCGCGGCGCTCGCGATCGCGCAGCGCGTCGGCGACATGGCGGCGCGCACGCGGCATACGTAG